From a region of the Candidatus Poribacteria bacterium genome:
- a CDS encoding LamG domain-containing protein, translating to MKFMMRLTFIGLSLILSVCLLVTPALAQVEIKNLTGLWLFDEGSGDVAADSSDSALDAAVVGTPTWVSGVFGSGLELNGSDTYVEVPAHVNPTDAITVSLWVKSMTADWNQHGWMVEKRNAYIIHPNQGTKNVSWPICNGGCWNKPGGWRDGEVGPDDITDWHLYTTTFDSATGEWNIYIDGVAESTMEIDTNPIDADDGELYIGRDTCCDGRFGEAVIDEVAIFNVALSASEIQAMMDKGLSAMLLTPVEPEGKLSTTWASVKQQY from the coding sequence ATGAAATTTATGATGCGATTAACCTTTATAGGACTCAGTTTAATATTGAGCGTCTGTCTGCTGGTTACCCCTGCACTCGCACAAGTTGAGATAAAAAACTTGACGGGTCTCTGGTTGTTCGATGAAGGGAGCGGTGACGTTGCCGCAGATTCTTCAGATAGCGCGCTTGATGCAGCAGTGGTAGGTACCCCGACGTGGGTTAGCGGCGTATTCGGTTCAGGATTAGAGCTCAATGGCTCAGATACTTACGTTGAAGTTCCTGCACACGTGAACCCGACTGATGCTATCACTGTCTCACTCTGGGTTAAAAGCATGACAGCTGACTGGAATCAACACGGCTGGATGGTCGAAAAACGGAATGCATATATAATCCATCCGAACCAAGGAACCAAAAACGTTTCATGGCCCATTTGTAACGGTGGCTGCTGGAACAAGCCGGGTGGCTGGCGCGATGGAGAAGTCGGACCGGACGACATCACCGATTGGCATCTCTATACCACCACCTTTGACAGTGCAACGGGTGAATGGAATATCTATATTGATGGCGTGGCAGAAAGCACGATGGAAATTGATACCAATCCAATTGATGCTGACGACGGTGAACTTTATATCGGTAGAGACACTTGTTGCGATGGTAGATTCGGCGAGGCGGTCATTGATGAAGTCGCTATCTTTAATGTCGCGCTGAGTGCATCTGAGATCCAAGCAATGATGGATAAAGGTCTTTCTGCGATGCTACTGACACCTGTTGAACCGGAAGGCAAACTCTCAACGACTTGGGCGAGTGTTAAACAGCAGTATTAA
- a CDS encoding LamG domain-containing protein: MFQRISVSTLFIACLFVATALTHAQLPLDGVVSYWSFDEGTIAGGTVEDVLGDNDGELDGNPKQVAGKVGKALEFNGENFVHIPGTASLEFAGEEEMSVVAWVNADSDSPVKGVVAGCCGTIVAQRDINGWALRFDGRNAGQEMEFIVTPGWQGDGGFGAAAFNKGEWHHIVGIVNNKDMQLYVDGELEKEQNYNGPMTTGGSETEIGKAGDGGFVGIIDEVMIYSKALSADEVE, encoded by the coding sequence ATGTTTCAAAGAATATCAGTGTCAACCTTATTCATTGCGTGCCTCTTTGTTGCTACGGCTTTAACGCATGCACAACTTCCATTAGACGGTGTCGTAAGTTACTGGTCTTTTGATGAAGGCACTATCGCCGGTGGCACCGTTGAGGACGTTTTAGGCGACAACGATGGCGAACTCGATGGAAACCCGAAACAGGTTGCCGGCAAAGTCGGAAAAGCACTTGAATTTAACGGCGAGAACTTCGTGCATATTCCGGGTACTGCTTCATTGGAATTCGCTGGTGAAGAAGAGATGAGCGTCGTTGCTTGGGTAAATGCGGATAGCGACAGTCCTGTGAAAGGGGTCGTCGCTGGATGTTGCGGGACGATTGTCGCGCAGCGCGACATCAACGGTTGGGCATTGCGTTTTGATGGTAGAAATGCCGGACAAGAGATGGAATTCATCGTAACACCCGGATGGCAAGGTGATGGCGGGTTTGGTGCGGCAGCTTTCAACAAAGGTGAATGGCATCACATTGTAGGCATTGTCAATAATAAAGATATGCAGCTTTATGTTGATGGTGAATTAGAGAAAGAACAAAACTACAACGGACCTATGACAACCGGTGGTTCAGAGACCGAGATTGGTAAAGCAGGCGATGGCGGTTTTGTAGGTATTATCGACGAAGTCATGATTTACAGCAAAGCCCTTTCAGCAGATGAAGTTGAAC